The genomic DNA CTACTTTGTCGGGCTGCCTCGGTTTTACAGGCCTCTGAAATTCTGACGAAGACATTTTCATTACTGTCTGGCTCTTCCAATTCAAACGAAAAGCTCCTTCCCATTTTTTCCAGTGCTTTTCTGCGAAGCTCTGTTCTTTCTGACTCGCTAAGTAACCTTGTTTCCTCTAGAAAAACCTGCTCGCTGCTTGTCGTTTCATTACGATCCATGCTGTTTGCATGCTCTCGTAACATTTACGTTTTTGCTGCTGTACACTCCGGaactttcaaaacagaaaacgcTAATCTGCATAGTAAGCCGGAGTCTTGAACGTCTGTTTTGCCTCTGATTTCCATAACATAATTACATTCTTTTGTTCATTGATCTTCGTGATATCTATTGAAATATTCTCAGTTCCTCTGAGGGCACCTTCAACCTAGCTTTTCCCCGAGTACGCGATACCGCAAGGCGATCCGGTAATCATAAAATCCAGTTTTGCAGCggaattaaaatgtttttaccCAAGCAAACACGAATGTTATAAGTATTGTTGATTGCACGATAACGAAATAGGTTTGAACTCTTGTCGACCTTGTCCCTAGGGTACGCTGAGGACAAAGACGTTGTAATTTCAGACACAATGTACATTTAGTAATTTAGCTGCAAAGTACTTGGCCTATTTTGTGACAAGCACAAGCTCGCATTCTTTGTTTTCGGCAAGCTTTGATGTTTGAGTGTTAAGAGTGTGTTTTTTGAGTGCGAAATGACAAACTATGCGTTGTGATCGACAGAGCCCTTGTTAATTCGATCTTTACAGTAAGTAGCACTCTATCAACGATAGTCATTTAGGACCTATTGAAAATAGCGATAAACATCCAGTATATTGAAACACCTGCAAATGGTATTTAAATACGGATATCGAGCCCGGCAATTTCTTGGTTTTACTCTCGTAATAGCAGCATTTCACGTTGTTGAATTGAACCGGCAAtttaatgcttttttaaaaataaaaacaattcaaTGATAAATTCAACTAAAATGTTTGGTTATACTGAGCGTCTAGAAAACTAAAAGTGAAGGTAACAAAAACAAcgacagttattattattattattattattatttattattattattattattattattattatttaacacaAATAACAGCACATTCTGTAATGTTGCGTAACCTCCAGTCAACGATTTTATTTCTCTCAGTGACCTTGAGCTATATTCAAATGTTATCTTCGAGCAAATCTTTATTTGCCTAGCGATACAGCAAActaaaaagttttatttccctttttgaTCGATCTACTAGCCTTTTGGTGACACACCAATGCAGTCGATGACAGCTTGTTTAAAAAACGTTTGAAACGTCCAAAGTTGGATCAAGAAAGGTGAGGCCGTCCAAATATCGTAAAGCTGCAAAAGAGTACAATCGATTTTAATCATCGATCAAAGACCAgtataaaaaacacacacacacaggtGTAAATAATGTCCCAATTTTATCTTGTTTTGATAGAAGAAAGCTGCATTCTGTGCAAATTCTTTGGCgaaataagaattattttcaaGTTCCATGTCTACATTTCACTGAGCACTTCTCAGTGTAGGGTTTCCTGCGCGTATTTAAAAActctaagaaaaaaacattgcCTAATTTGTACATAAGAAACAACGGGTGGttagtatttttcttttagcccaGCGGCAGTGAAAGCAGCACATGCCCAAATCGAAATTTTACTCTGACAGTGCAGTAGGCTAAGGGGTTTATAAGGATGTGAATAAAATAAGGCTATTTCGCTGTTTGGCCTATCTTTATAAATCACGCAACTGGCCTTGATAGTTGGTAATCATATTGTAAGTAAAGCTCGCTTTAGCACGGTATATAGGTCAGGTATTTTTTAACGTAAGAATGCTTTATTATGTGACAAACAACCTATTTTTATCCCCACATAGTGAGTTTAAATGACTGTGATTCTTAAcctggttatttttttttaatgcttgaAGGCTTTCAGGGCCCTCAGACAGGTAAACAGCTAACGTGAACactttttaataaagaaaataagagGATTTCGATAAATGGTCGATCTTGAAGTATAATGTGAcatgtttttttactttttgttttttgttcgcTTATATTTGGGAATAGATTATGCCGAAATTTAAACAGGTCACTTTCGAGTAATCAAAATTCATATTCGGTACCAAGGCGGAGGAGAATAAAAGAATACAGTGAAGAATTCTTTATCGCTAAATTTCAATaccatttctgttgttttataACCCTCAGCCTCGCATCCAAGAATGAATTTTAAGAATTCGAAATTTGTCATACCATAGTATTTTGCCCACAGTCTCGGAAGGTAAAAAATACGACATAGTTCTACAAGCCAATGAAAAGGTCACAATGGTGCGATTAAAACTAAAAGAGGCTCGAAAAACAACATGGTTCTTGTGGAAATAGTTCTTTGAAGATCTTTCTTAATGGTGGCTGAAATAGAAGaaccaaaagaagaaaaaatcttgtttaggttttaaagaaaatccaCTCCCATCCAACCCAATAGAATAAGAATGAACTTCGAGAAGTTATTGATAATTTCCGGCGATGTTCTTTGGTAAATTGTCTACAGTACCATTTTCTAATAGCTTCAGACAATTTGAAAATAGCTAATACACTTAAAAACAGTATTATCAAAGCttataaaggttttaaaattgTCTCCGGCTCCCTTAACGGTACAGTTAGGCCGTATGCTGCAGCAGTTGACGACAGTGAACAAATCCCTTTCGATTGTGAAGTATTTCCGCGGCACCTCTTTATTGAGCAGGTAACAAGATTAACGAGATCATACTTTTCTTTAATCgccttaaaattttgtaatcgGCACATTTACAGTATCTACAACTTCCTGTTTTTGttaattgttttgaaaatgttgcCGACATACCTGTCAGTAGATCTGCCAGCCAGACAAGTGGCATCAAAACAGAAAGACTTCAATTGCCCATTACTGCGCAGTGGCGTCGCCCCTCACTCTCCTTCTCTCTCTGCTAGCTATAGCCACACCTAGCCTCCTCCGCAAACAACGAACAAAGAGATAGACCACGGCCTTGGCTCTCTTCTTCTCTCGGAAGAGAGATAAACCTGGCAACGAGTTTGTTACATCACGTTAAAGATTTGATAAAGCGTTTGTGAAAAAAAGAGGAGACTAACATGCACACACGCTGACGGTGCTGAAAACTTACTCTCAAAATACGTGAAGTGTTTCTGAGCTCAGTCATTGATATCTAATTCTCTTCACTCGAAATGGAACTCCTGGCGCCCGCCATTTTTGCTACGTGGCATAATTCCATGACGACAATTTGTTGAGTTCTTCTTAACCCGTGAATGGAATGAAATGTAagatgaaaatgatgtaaactgcggaaatacaatcaacaaattggcctgctcgGAATGAATGGGTCTTCATAGCCTTTttgtagagcactgcagcgctaacgcagaggccaAGGGTCCGAATCCTGTTTAAGTCCCGAAAATTTGTTGGGTGAATTTGCAATTGCTCGCATTACAAgcaccactgcgacgatcatattttcatttagatttgtatttccgcagttcacatcatcttcattccTTATAGAGATGGCCACCACTTTAAAATATTCAGTATCCAAGTGGCTTCACCGAAAAACTTAATTTCATGCCTTGATTAACCATGCTAATTTTGTATTGATCGATGTTCGAATGTAGCTTGGAGCAAACCAATCCCGTTgaattgttcttttcttttaagatcGATCTAGAAACTAGGCTTGTTCTGCAATTCTATTTCCCGGCAAAAAGCTTAGCAAGGTCAGATAAACCTCCCAGATGGTGATTATGATAGAGCACTCTTCAAATGCAAGAGCCCATTCGTTGATAACTCACTGCTAATTATACATTTAACGCATAGAAAGCGGgctttatgattttttttcttttccatcaAAATCGGTTTACCGTAGCGTAAGAGTCTCACACGCGAGACGCGCGcaagcctcacacgcccgtaggggTGACTTGACAGCTTGCATCAAAATTTAGCTAGTAGGAATTGCCCGTCCCTGGTAGAAGCGGGTAATTCGAATGAATATAACATGTGCAAAACGGACAGTCCGTAGTTTTTAGCCTCTCTCTCCACAGTCTCcctctccgttttcagcctcgctcCAGACCATTTGTTTGACTGCGTACTAAattacgcaaaaatacggactgttttcaGTCTATTTAACACAAGATTTAAAGCAAAAAGAAACTGCGCTGTAATTAATGCTTAGCATTAACTTGGCTTCCTACTATTTCCCTACTCCCCTCGCCCTTTCCGTTCCTTCGGAACTTCTACAACTCGggcttgaaattaaaaaaatggctGGCTAAGCCCCTGAAAACAATTCTAAAGTGTACCGAAAGTCCAACTGTTGGACGAAAGGAGGCACGGAcgattaaaaataaataaaactagcaaacaaccaaaaacaaaaaagggaaagatAACCAGTTGGGAGAAATGACTCGATACTGGGTGTTAAATATAAAAGTTCTGTTTTATTACATCTCCATAAATGACCAAAATACACTCTAAGCAGAAGTTTTCTTAAACATTTTCTTACATAATtacacttttatttttatttaatttttttcagaacttGATTGTGTAATAGTACTAAGAAGGCGTATGTAGTATAAAAACTAAAGGGAGTTTAATTGAAAAAGGAAGAACACTTTCCTTAGATCTATAAATGCAAGTACTAAATATACAATGCTATAAAACGTGATTTGCTTTCTttaatcttttaaaaaactaatttcAATCATAAAATCTTAACTGATAATTCTTCAAATTGTTAACTTTCCCTCTCGATGGCACGAAAAAATGGTGTTAAATCAAGGATGGCTTCGAGCAATTCTCGAGGTACGCTGAATTCTTTTATAGCGCATCCTAGAGTCGTCAGGGAGACCAATTCTTCCCCTCTGTTCTCACGCAATTTGATATTTTCACAGTTTCTTTCTAATGCACCTGTAACCTGGGTGATTGTAGAAAAGCAGAAAcctttttctcaaaatataacATCTTTTTGCTTCCGTTAAGTTTTTCTAAGGTAAAACCTCCATTGCTGCAACATGCTCTTTGGCTTTAAGCCGCAGCGAAAGAAGACTTGAATCGTTTCGAATTTCCAAATTCTCAGCTTCATTTTTAACCTCCTCTGGGCCTGACGTTGCTGAGTCGGTGGACTTTGGTGAGCACGAACCGTTAGGACTGGGCGCTAGTGGTGTGACTGTGCTTGGAAGCGAGGCAAAGTGAAGAGCTGCTACTTGCTGTCGTGCGCATGTCCAGAAGTCGGTGTTGTAATACTCGTACGGGAATAGACTGTAAGGTTCGAATCCGCCACAGTAACGCGTCAGATGACTAGGGTATCCCAAGCCGAAGATTGTTGGAACATCGTGACGGCGCTTTCGCTGTTGCTTACGCCATTTCGCTCTTCTGTTCTGGAACCAGAtctgtttttaaacaaaacgAAGATTCAGTGATTGACCAGGGAAACACAACATGTGGGATTGTCGGTCTGTAGGCGTTGGTCAAATAATTAATATCGAGGTTTAAATAAAAAGCTTGAATGTCTTGACAAAGTCTATAAAAGAGCAGATTCAAAACTTATGCAGGAATTCAAGTTGGTAGACCTCTCATCAAATGTGTAAAATTCCGTTTCAGGTCTGAGTGTGTCTTGAGACTTACAGCACTTACTCATACCCCGTATTAGGTAACTGAATTTACTACCCCGAAAGATATCAATACATTCATATTGCTTCTGGGTGTCCTTAGAGCAAATTCGGGTCACATCATTTTCAAACAGCTTTTCAGCAAGACACTTAATCACCCCGCGTCACTTGAAGGCAAAGTTAAAGATATCGCATTTAAGACCAACAAAAATTTCTCCTGACCTGAACTTGGGCTTCTGATAAGCCTGTGCTTTTCGAAAGGTCAGATCTGGCAGCCACATCGGGGTAGTGATTAAGAAGAAATACTCTTTCCATCTGGTAAATCTGGGACTTATCAAAGGTTGCTCGGTATCTCTTTTCACTGTCTTCTGCCCCTGCATTCAGGTTCCTCTTGATCCTCTTTGATGGTCTTTCGGCCTTCTCtgatttctttacatttttgttGCTGGATCCTTGCTTATCTGTTGATATGAAAGAGACCTGTATCATTAACATTTATAGCAAAAAATCTTTTTCACTTTATCCCTTGTTTGCCTTATTAGGTTATGTGGAATTGAATCGAACTGAAATTCACTCTTCAAAAGTTAAACCCAGAAGGCTTTGATTTACAACGGACTTGTTTCTTCTTTAGTTTATCCATGTCTTTTAGACTATGCCCAAAGTATACTTAACTTGGTTGACGAATAAGGGCGTGTTCGTTTGACCGTATTCCGGAATAACAATAAATGGAATAAACTCTAGAAATCATTTAGTTCCGGTGTTCATTGCATTCCAATATCTAGAAATATcgttgaaataaaatatcccgCTGTATGTAGCGTTTAAGTGGTTTAAAAATTACGGCACAAGAGATTTGCAACAAAACTTTTGCAGCCTcttcttattccggaatacgatCAATACAACGCACCATATTTCCAATAATCATAAGTTTAGCAGCAGCGTAACACATATTTCAGTGCTTGCATTTGTAATGAGCAGTACGCTTGACTGCATACCTAGTTACTGATCACAGTTTTCCCAGCAGATGAGGAGACAACAAAGGCTTCATGTTTTTGGTCTGGTCTTTCTTTAAGTTTTTGGcctcttaatttttattttattgaaggcTGTTGATTATAATTCCCGGGAGAGTGCTTCGCGTTAATTAGTCCCGCCCTACTAATGAGCTAATATATTTGGGAACAAAGTGTGTTGTTGTCTTGTCCTACGTTTAAATTTGTGCCCCAAAATATTTCACCGCCTGAAaatctcttttatttacaagCTAAGTGGATCAAAGGTTTCAAAATGATTTCTTCGGCCAGTTTATTTTTCGAGTAATGCGATGAGCTAAAGCCAAGACGGTGCGACTTTTAGTCCTTGCACGGGTTTTTTCATTCTATCAAATATTATGAATCTtactacttttttttcttttttgcttctcTGGGTGCATGTAATCACAAGATAAGAATGGTTTTATCAGATACTCTTCCGTTTCGATTCTTTGTTATACATCATGTCTAGGGAGTTTTAGCCAATCGAGACCTTTCAATGTGATATTGTCTTGTGCTACTCTGAGTAGGCGGGTAAAATTCATATTTAAATATAAACTTTCAAACGAAAGCAATTCAGAGATCTTCTTTAGCACGATCGATCATGCAGTCGGAGATCTGATAATCACTTTTCAGAGTATGGAAGTGCtgttttatcaggggcacccaacgccaattttcggaaaatatctgttcggaaaacgatttgagatctagaattttcggaacgtttgttgtaaaatttcttgcttgcctgctgtcctaggattttcgaacatctaaaaaattgtataattgcccatttttaacggatttttaccccaaaaaggtcacctagaatttttgggagccttttttctggctgaaattttcgaaaaggtaagttttgatccctatagttttcggatcactagactttcagctaggaaatccgaacagatgaaaaatttttagggaataaaaatatgcctatgtctaccgttaaatactaaaacacgtttaacaatgctatatttaagtggttttggactatattctcgttgggtgcccctgttttatGAAGCAGTGGTTTTTAGTGGCTCCGTTAGCGTTCTAAGGAGTTTTAGCAGACGCAGAAGAGGCAAGCGTCCATAATAACTTGCCCTAAGGGGGAACAAGTTACCTTTGGTTAAacctttaaaatatatatatatttttagttattATACCGGCATAGGAACTTTGTCATTTGTCCTTAAGTCCGTTAGAATCCATGTTGCCAAAGACTTCAAAATTAAGGCATCGATGTGTTTTATTACTTGTCTTGGTAAGATTTCGAACACTGCGATAAGTGATTTCACATTTTGTCATTCTTCTTGAAGCCTGCTCAAACGGTTGAAATCGTGATATTCTAGACTTGcctttaaggtggcccgaacctgtTTATATGCGTGttagttatgtttttgatttgcgtttttcagaatgaaagattcaaccgatttcttgtaggtataaaaacctAGTAGACATCGGAAAATGTTTTACGGAGTAAAATGTTAAACGTTTGGGTAAAGTAACGAACAAAAAGTCGTTCTCTCTCACCTGTATTTTCCGAAAGGTTTAGCTGATGTCTATTGTCAGAGTTTTCTGGTTGTTCGGCTTGTGCTCGATCGAAGCCAAGAAGATTTGAGATTGAAAATCCTGCTTTAGCTTGCTCGGAATCCATTGCCcgattgtttctttttttcgcacGCTTGGGAAGaatctttgaaactgaaatagCAAAACGTGTTTGAAAAGGATTGCTAGTCTGTGTGAAAAGCTAACGAGTGAGTCACATTTATTGGCTTGCTCCGGCTCCAATATCACCTTTTGTGCAAGAGTCCTTCAACAGCATTAAATCAATTAACAGGGATTTGAATGAAAAGGCATTGTTACAGATGTGGCATAATTGTTGGCTTTTCACTTTGTTCAATAGCGTGGTCGTGCCTAACGAGAAAAGCCGTTCATTTCTGTAGTGTTCCTAACTTGATATAGGCGGAGCCGGGAATCAAATCGTTGCAATCAACCAATTAAGTCGAAAAAACGTCACACAGGACTGGCTGCAAATGGCAGTAATTAACAATTCCTTAAGTTCTTTTGATTAGAGCATTAGCACATGGCTGTTGGTCAAGGTGCCAATAAACTCAATAGCCAGTTCATTTACTACAGGCAACACAGTGAGGCTAGTTCCGGTTCAAAACCAAGCTACATTTCTCGCGCTTGTACAGAATTGCCTCATATCCTTAGCAGGAAGTTTGTGTTTCTAATTTAATTTTAACGAGGTGTTCATTGGAAAAACCCAGCTAATGCCAAAAACGTGAgttgaattataaatttataatCGTTACTTGAGTAACaatttttcaggttctttttcctGCAAACGTTGCATAATACTTCGTGCAGTTTATTTAAGCATCTGTAATGCCTTTACAAACGAAGCAATTTTTAAACGGCTTGTCTACAAGTATATGTACTGCAACTTTAATATGAGTATATTGTTGtagaaaattgtattttttctttcttcaccaAGATAAAAATTCTTTCTATAGTTTGGATCATCCAGAAAAATCGACATTTTATCAACAGGTCGATGCCGGTTTATGCTAAGGAATGTgggaaaaaaatacacaaaaattgGCGTGGTTACCGTTTGCTACAGTTTTAATCAAATTATCAAGTTTACTAACTCAATATTGAACcttgtttaaatttgtttcttggTGAGTGACGTGATAAGCTTCAACGGGTTATGGAATAAAGTGAGGACAGCGTTGCCTTCATGGGAGTTTTACTGAGCTACTGTTAAAATTGTCTCGTTTCTCTATCAAACAGGGCAGAGGCGACTGAGAAAACTTGTTGCATtgaagtaaagaattttggggTTTTTATTGTGATTTTTCCAGCAATTTTCGCGCAAAGCAACCGAGTTTTGGCCAGGATTGGATATTCCACTGGAACTAACtgagaaattttaaagttaCAGTGTGCTTTACTCATATGCATGTGCCATGGTACTGgtacaataaaaacaaggttTTTAATTTCATCGTTGCACTTTTCAATTGGAAACATATAAATTACGATAGGCAATACTACAAGAAATAACTTCTCAGCGAAAAGATAAATACATCAATCCATTCTccaaggcaaaaacaaaaaaaacataatctAAGGTTTtagagccttttttttttttttttcaaaacagtcaAACTTAAAAACGTGTCCCTGACTTTTTCAAGATTCAGTCCATTTCCATCCTACACATATTAAGTCAAAGACActttttaaccattttttgGTGTGCTTTATACATGGTACCTATAGGAGAACAAGCAGGCGGTCATTTTAAAAGGATTTCTATTAATCCTGAAACACTGCTGTTGAAGGTTTACCCTTTCATACCTATAATACATCAGTGGTGAGATTATTAGTCAATGTAAATTTACATCTCTGGACAAAATACTATGATGTTACAATTCAAATGAACTGAACCTCTTTGGTAGAACGTTTCCATAGTACTATGTAATTCCTTAGGATTTTATGAAAAGACATTTGtagttttttctattttttttttctttttttggccacCACTGGGAGAGAAAGGGTACAGCGGCATAAAACTTTGGGCCACTGTCTCTTTAGGGTCCCCTAAACATCCTCTGTTACAAATAAGAAAAAGGAATACTTTTATAGATGCTTCACTGGTAGCGGAGcaggtttaaattttatagcCTTTACTTCAATATTCATGGCATCGGTCTTGGAGACAAACGCTAAAATTCTGTCTTTTACACATTTAACTGagttagaaaacaaaaatagaaaagtcGGATTAGAAAAAAGCAACGGGTTTCTCGAAGTAGAATCTAGTGCTTCTATCAAGTTCAGAGCCAGCCATTTGGTACTTCGGAAGTGATATTGCCAGGTTGAATGGCCCTGGGTTTCTTACGTGGTGTTATCACTCACAAACGAACAAGAATGATCTCGTCTATACTCAGTTTCAGCCATAAGAAGTCATTTTCATGAAACACTTGAAAGAATTAAGACAAAGGAGAGAGTGGATCTAAAATTTCTCGCTAATCTACAGTCAGCAGTTTTTAAGGCGTGATTTTAGCCTGACGAGAAACCTATAGCCACACAAAAGCAATAATAGAAAAAGTTATTATCAGTGGTAAGGTTTTCTAATTGCTCTCTTATTTGTATTGTAAACGCCAAACTAAAGTAATTACACTTGACCTTTCTAACAACAAACAGGTCGAAGCAAACATGGACTGAGGCCGGTCCAAAGCGCATGAAACAAGCTGAAGGGAGCTGCTACAAGggctttattttttatcattatttttgtacTTGGTGGGACAGTAACAGTAGAAGGAGTTAGGGGAAATATTAGTGCGTAATGCAAGTACAATAGTAACTATTATTCACGTGCTAATTTGGACGATGAATTTGATATTTAAACACTACTATAAGCTCTGACATCACAGCGTCTACGATGAAGCAACAGTCACAAGTGTGAATCAGCGGAAATGCTCCCCGATTACAAAGCTTATAATTCAGATCGTTAGCAAAAGTCTACTAGTATAATCCGACTGTTACCTACTATAATATTTTAGatattcacattttaatactTTTATTGCCAGACTTACAATTTGACATTTAAAGTTGGtgtcaaaattttctttgaaatttaattttccattctatagatatgaaatgactttttaaagagtttttatTAACAATTGTCCAAACTTTGTTTAGAAGCTAGGAATTTGtcttcaattttgttttagaaaacGAAATGTGAGTAAACTTCAAGAACTGAATTATCTACTTTAATCTGTTACTTAACAGCCAGTTATGATTTTTCGAGATAGGAGTAGCTGAGCAAGAATCTACTACTACCTGCTTTAAAAACTTCATTGCAAATTCTTCCAGTGAGCCCCATATTCAGTTCAGTCCAGTTGATTTTAATTTAGCCAAAATGTAATACAATACAGGAATACGTATTGGAATTGTGAGGTTGCTAGGGAGCcaagaagaaaccagaaggcttacgaagcctgggctccccagtcATAAAGAAGTAAGTAC from Porites lutea chromosome 6, jaPorLute2.1, whole genome shotgun sequence includes the following:
- the LOC140941921 gene encoding aristaless-related homeobox protein-like, whose product is MDSEQAKAGFSISNLLGFDRAQAEQPENSDNRHQLNLSENTDKQGSSNKNVKKSEKAERPSKRIKRNLNAGAEDSEKRYRATFDKSQIYQMERVFLLNHYPDVAARSDLSKSTGLSEAQVQIWFQNRRAKWRKQQRKRRHDVPTIFGLGYPSHLTRYCGGFEPYSLFPYEYYNTDFWTCARQQVAALHFASLPSTVTPLAPSPNGSCSPKSTDSATSGPEEVKNEAENLEIRNDSSLLSLRLKAKEHVAAMEVLP